The Gammaproteobacteria bacterium genome contains a region encoding:
- a CDS encoding Dam family site-specific DNA-(adenine-N6)-methyltransferase, translated as MSKPPLVPPIKCQGIKTKLVEDIQRLTQGRPFTRWVEPFCGSGVVPLNLQPSKALLCDSNLHIIKLYLDIQQHKLNALIVRDFLTAQGATLLARGEDYFYEVRERFNSAPTSLDFLFLNRSCFNGVMRFNKKGRFNVPFCRKPERFATAYITKISNQVTSIAAVISNSDWEFRVADFKDTLKSAAHGDLVYVDPPYAGRHVDYFNSWTDQDESDLSKALAALPCEFILSTWHSNEFRSNLSVEKNWSADRFHVFTKAHFYHVGSSEDLRHPMIEALVTNFPAERLPVTEKSSQQSLLLREETKSYVAV; from the coding sequence GTGAGTAAGCCCCCATTGGTGCCCCCAATCAAATGTCAGGGGATAAAAACCAAGCTGGTAGAGGACATCCAGCGATTGACACAAGGCCGTCCTTTTACGCGATGGGTAGAGCCTTTTTGCGGTTCAGGCGTAGTACCTCTGAACCTGCAACCATCGAAAGCCCTCCTATGCGACTCGAACCTCCACATCATCAAGCTCTATCTCGATATTCAACAGCACAAACTTAATGCGCTGATTGTGAGGGATTTCTTAACGGCACAGGGCGCGACATTACTTGCCAGAGGCGAAGATTATTTCTATGAAGTTCGGGAGCGGTTCAATTCAGCACCAACTTCACTGGATTTCCTCTTTTTAAATAGGTCGTGCTTTAACGGAGTAATGAGATTCAACAAGAAAGGCCGGTTCAACGTACCGTTCTGTCGGAAGCCTGAGCGATTTGCGACCGCCTACATCACAAAAATCTCAAACCAAGTGACCTCTATCGCTGCCGTGATCTCCAACTCAGATTGGGAGTTTCGCGTAGCGGATTTTAAGGACACCTTAAAGAGCGCGGCGCATGGCGATCTCGTTTACGTTGATCCTCCGTATGCTGGCCGACATGTCGATTACTTTAATAGCTGGACAGATCAAGACGAAAGCGATTTGAGTAAAGCGCTTGCAGCTCTCCCGTGCGAGTTCATCCTTTCGACGTGGCACAGCAACGAATTTCGCTCCAACCTTTCGGTGGAGAAAAACTGGAGCGCGGATCGTTTTCATGTCTTTACGAAAGCGCACTTTTACCACGTCGGTTCAAGTGAAGATCTCCGCCACCCAATGATTGAGGCGCTCGTCACCAATTTTCCGGCGGAGCGCTTGCCTGTAACGGAGAAATCCTCGCAGCAAAGCCTCCTTCTTCGAGAAGAAACCAAGTCGTATGTCGCTGTCTAA
- a CDS encoding restriction endonuclease, which yields MSPDTFLENLQAHTTSFAKAVATAEGEWIIKGFIDIYRNIYTISVDTKIVSKVLELLLFPMFIEFGKDNGLRIELSPHQNFYPDLTFIDEGSGRKFAVDIKSTYRVDSSTVNGMTLGAFTGYFRKRSSNKNTLYPYEHYSGHFVLGVIYSKSDGVIDERQQFTLGDLEKIPSVIRDFQFFAQPKHCLASSRPGSGNTKNIGSVNKIEQLLNGTGPFRSLGEEVYDDYWMFYLTRDMAQALEIERPYANLKSYLEYKKRGVDTLREHEQEIADLGEDGPVNGEESQ from the coding sequence ATGTCGCCTGACACCTTCCTCGAAAACTTACAAGCTCACACCACGTCGTTCGCAAAGGCCGTCGCTACAGCAGAAGGCGAATGGATAATCAAGGGCTTCATTGATATTTATCGGAATATTTACACGATTTCCGTAGACACAAAAATAGTCTCAAAAGTCCTTGAACTGCTGCTCTTTCCAATGTTCATTGAGTTCGGGAAGGACAACGGCCTACGTATCGAGCTATCACCACATCAGAATTTCTACCCGGATTTAACATTCATTGACGAAGGCAGCGGTCGCAAATTCGCGGTTGACATCAAAAGCACATACCGCGTTGACAGTTCTACCGTTAACGGAATGACGCTCGGAGCCTTCACCGGATATTTCCGGAAGAGAAGCAGCAATAAAAACACTCTCTATCCGTATGAGCACTATTCCGGACATTTTGTGCTGGGCGTCATCTACTCGAAAAGCGATGGCGTCATTGATGAGCGACAGCAGTTCACTCTTGGTGATTTGGAAAAAATCCCGTCAGTTATAAGAGACTTTCAGTTTTTTGCGCAACCTAAGCATTGTCTCGCTTCGTCTCGTCCTGGGAGTGGAAATACCAAGAATATCGGCTCTGTCAACAAGATTGAGCAATTACTCAACGGTACAGGTCCGTTTCGTAGCCTCGGCGAAGAGGTCTATGACGATTACTGGATGTTCTACTTAACCCGCGACATGGCTCAGGCCCTAGAAATTGAACGACCATACGCGAACCTAAAAAGCTACCTGGAATATAAGAAGCGTGGAGTCGATACGCTCCGCGAGCACGAACAAGAAATAGCCGATCTCGGAGAAGACGGGCCTGTAAATGGGGAGGAGTCGCAGTGA